The Salvelinus sp. IW2-2015 linkage group LG15, ASM291031v2, whole genome shotgun sequence genome includes a region encoding these proteins:
- the LOC111974876 gene encoding CCN family member 1 isoform X1 gives MVVVHWPPSPSAISHWCQTVPSGSVAAPTSAVKTLCNQVESDCPAQCSCGPSPPLCPVGVSWVTDACGCCKVCARQFNQDCSPSQPCDHIKGLHCHLGAGGNPERGLCRAEAKGRSCEFSGRVYQHGEDFQPSCQHQCSCMDGVVGCMPLCPHQVSLPDWRCSRPRLARPLGRCCAEWVCDDNNHISEDPEEPPQAALPNPQTLPNHINNQLQEQPHYQASTGVTFREVVPLPRSQVSLSARCFPQTTDWTECSTTCGMGISSRVTNNNADCRLVRETRLCQVRQCDLRLTPAIKRGKKCQRSVRPQEPISINFAGCYTARHYRPRSCGSCADRRCCTPSLTRTVRLRFHCPDGEGFTRNVMWIQHCSCKKSCNNHGSPSRPSVSLHNDIHTFRH, from the exons gtggagAGTGACTGTCCTGCCCAGTGCTCTTGTGGCCCATCACCCCCATTGTGCCCAGTGGGCGTCAGCTGGGTGACAGACGCCTGTGGCTGCTGTAAGGTGTGTGCCAGGCAGTTCAACCAGGACTGCAGCCCCAGCCAGCCCTGTGACCACATCAAGGGTCTGCACTGCCACCTGGGGGCTGGGGGAAACCCAGAGAGAGGCCTGTGCCGAG CGGAGGCCAAGGGCCGGTCCTGCGAGTTCAGCGGGCGTGTCTACCAGCATGGAGAGGACTTCCAGCCCAGCTGCCAGCACCAGTGCAGCTGCATGGACGGGGTGGTGGGCTGCATGCCACTCTGCCCCCACCAGGTGTCCCTGCCCGACTGGCGCTGCTCCCGGCCAAGGCTGGCACGGCCCTTGGGCCGCTGCTGTGCGGAGTGGGTCTGTGACGACAATAACCACATCAGTGAGGACCCAGAGGAACCTCCACAGGCAGCCCTGCCCAACCCACAAACCCTCCCAAACCACATCAACAATCAGCTCCAGGAACAGCCACACTATCAGGCCAGCACTGGAGTCACCTTTAGAG AGGTGGTGCCCCTCCCCAGGTCCCAGGTGTCGCTAAGCGCCAGATGCTTCCCGCAGACCACTGATTGGACGGAATGTTCCACTACCTGTGGGATGGGCATCTCCAGTCGGGTGACCAATAACAACGCAGACTGCCGGCTTGTCAGAGAGACACGACTGTGTCAAGTCCGCCAATGTGACCTGCGACTTACCCCAGCAATCAAG AGGGGAAAGAAGTGCCAGCGTTCAGTGCGCCCTCAGGAGCCAATCAGCATCAACTTTGCTGGCTGCTACACAGCACGGCACTATCGACCTCGCAGCTGCGGCTCCTGTGCGGACAGACGATGCTGCACCCCTTCACTGACCCGCACCGTCCGCCTGCGCTTCCACTGTCCCGACGGAGAGGGCTTCACACGCAACGTCATGTGGatccagcactgcagctgcaagaAGAGCTGCAACAATCACGGCTCCCCCTCAAGGCCCTCTGTCAGCCTACACAATGACATCCACACCTTCAGGCACTGA
- the LOC111974894 gene encoding LIM domain transcription factor LMO4.1 — protein MVNSQVGGGVASPPRSCAGCGGKIADRFLLFSMERYWHTRCLNCSCCHAHLGDIGTTCYSKGGMILCRSDYIRLFGHSGACSTCGQSIPANEMVMRAQGNVYHLKCFTCATCRNRLVPGDHFHYVNGTIFCEHDRPGGALLSSHLPPLQSNPVLSDQKVC, from the exons ATGGTGAACAGTCAGGTGGGCGGTGGTGTGGCGTCACCCCCCAGGTCGTGTGCAGGATGCGGGGGAAAGATCGCTGACCGCTTCCTGCTCTTCTCCATGGAGCGCTACTGGCACACACGCTGCCTCAATTGCTCCTGCTGCCACGCACACCTGGGCGACATTGGCACCACCTGCTACAGTAAAGGAGGCATGATCCTGTGTAGGAGCGACTATATCAG GTTGTTCGGGCACAGTGGGGCATGCAGCACCTGTGGCCAGTCCATCCCGGCTAATGAGATGGTGATGAGGGCACAGGGCAATGTGTATCATCTCAAG TGTTTCACATGTGCCACCTGTAGAAACCGACTGGTGCCAGGCGACCACTTCCACTATGTCAACGGCACCATCTTCTGTGAGCACGACCGGCCAGGGGGTGCACTGCTCAGCAGCCACCTGCCCCCACTGCAGAGCAACCCTGTGTTGTCTGACCAGAAG GTGTGCTGA
- the LOC111974876 gene encoding CCN family member 1 isoform X2 — MFSLVSLRRTVSTLFVLLSSAAVMVESDCPAQCSCGPSPPLCPVGVSWVTDACGCCKVCARQFNQDCSPSQPCDHIKGLHCHLGAGGNPERGLCRAEAKGRSCEFSGRVYQHGEDFQPSCQHQCSCMDGVVGCMPLCPHQVSLPDWRCSRPRLARPLGRCCAEWVCDDNNHISEDPEEPPQAALPNPQTLPNHINNQLQEQPHYQASTGVTFREVVPLPRSQVSLSARCFPQTTDWTECSTTCGMGISSRVTNNNADCRLVRETRLCQVRQCDLRLTPAIKRGKKCQRSVRPQEPISINFAGCYTARHYRPRSCGSCADRRCCTPSLTRTVRLRFHCPDGEGFTRNVMWIQHCSCKKSCNNHGSPSRPSVSLHNDIHTFRH; from the exons ATGTTTTCTCTGGTTAGTTTGAGAAGGACTGTTTCTACCCTGTTCGTTCTCCTCTCCAGTGCTGCTGTCATG gtggagAGTGACTGTCCTGCCCAGTGCTCTTGTGGCCCATCACCCCCATTGTGCCCAGTGGGCGTCAGCTGGGTGACAGACGCCTGTGGCTGCTGTAAGGTGTGTGCCAGGCAGTTCAACCAGGACTGCAGCCCCAGCCAGCCCTGTGACCACATCAAGGGTCTGCACTGCCACCTGGGGGCTGGGGGAAACCCAGAGAGAGGCCTGTGCCGAG CGGAGGCCAAGGGCCGGTCCTGCGAGTTCAGCGGGCGTGTCTACCAGCATGGAGAGGACTTCCAGCCCAGCTGCCAGCACCAGTGCAGCTGCATGGACGGGGTGGTGGGCTGCATGCCACTCTGCCCCCACCAGGTGTCCCTGCCCGACTGGCGCTGCTCCCGGCCAAGGCTGGCACGGCCCTTGGGCCGCTGCTGTGCGGAGTGGGTCTGTGACGACAATAACCACATCAGTGAGGACCCAGAGGAACCTCCACAGGCAGCCCTGCCCAACCCACAAACCCTCCCAAACCACATCAACAATCAGCTCCAGGAACAGCCACACTATCAGGCCAGCACTGGAGTCACCTTTAGAG AGGTGGTGCCCCTCCCCAGGTCCCAGGTGTCGCTAAGCGCCAGATGCTTCCCGCAGACCACTGATTGGACGGAATGTTCCACTACCTGTGGGATGGGCATCTCCAGTCGGGTGACCAATAACAACGCAGACTGCCGGCTTGTCAGAGAGACACGACTGTGTCAAGTCCGCCAATGTGACCTGCGACTTACCCCAGCAATCAAG AGGGGAAAGAAGTGCCAGCGTTCAGTGCGCCCTCAGGAGCCAATCAGCATCAACTTTGCTGGCTGCTACACAGCACGGCACTATCGACCTCGCAGCTGCGGCTCCTGTGCGGACAGACGATGCTGCACCCCTTCACTGACCCGCACCGTCCGCCTGCGCTTCCACTGTCCCGACGGAGAGGGCTTCACACGCAACGTCATGTGGatccagcactgcagctgcaagaAGAGCTGCAACAATCACGGCTCCCCCTCAAGGCCCTCTGTCAGCCTACACAATGACATCCACACCTTCAGGCACTGA